The uncultured Sunxiuqinia sp. genomic sequence AGTGAAGTTATTTTCTGCTATCCTGCTATTCGGGCAATTTCCAATTACCGGATTGCCAATAAGTTGTTGAAATTAGATGTGCCTTTGATACCACGTATTATTGCTGAAATGGCGCATTCTGAAACAGGAATTGATATTCACCCAAAGGCTGAAATCGGCGAAGGATTTACGATTGATCATGGAACCGGTGTTGTTATTGGATCAACTTGTATTATCGGAAATAATGTTAAACTTTATCAGGGAGTTACATTGGGTGCTAAAAGCTTTTCATTGGATGAAAATGGTAATCCTATTAAAGGTGTTCCTCGTCATCCAATTGTTGAAGACAATGTAATTATCTACGCTCAAGCGACTATTCTGGGGCGAATTACTGTTGGCGAAAATTCAATTATTGGTGGTAACGTATGGGTAACCAATAATGTAGCACCAAATTCTAAAATTGTTCAATTTAAAGCCCGAGAAACCGCGTTCAGCGATGGAGCTGGCATCTAATATCAAAATATGACAAATAAATTGCGTTTTGTTGCTACTACTTATGCCGGATTGGAGCAAGTTTTAGCAGAAGAACTTATTGGCTTGGGAGCTGATGATGTTGAAGAAGGTAGGCGTTCCGTTTATTTTGAAGGAAACCTGGCCTTGATGTATAAAGCAAATTATTCATTAAGGACAGCTTTGAAAATATTAATGCCATTGCGGTCTTTCCGAATTAAGCGGGTTGATGATCTTTATCATCAGGTGTCAAAAATAAAATGGGAAGAGTATTTTGGTGTGAATCAAACCTTTGCTATACAGAGCAAAGTGTTTAGTGAGTTATTCAGTAATTCGATGTTTGCTTCACTAAAGGCAAAGGATGCCATTGTTGATCGGTTTAGAAGGATTGATGGGAAGCGGCCTTCAATCAGCATCAATAATCCTGAGATCCTAATTAATCTCCATATTTCAAACAGTAATAATTGCACAATCTCACTGGATAGTAGTGGTGACTCCCTGCATAAGCGCGGTTACCGTACTGGAAGTCATGAAGCTCCAATTAGTGAGGTGCTTGCTGCCGGTATGATTAAATTATCTGGGTGGAGTGGGGAAGAGCCTTTGAGAGATCCAATGTGCGGATCGGGTACGATTGTTATCGAAGCAGCCATGATGGCTAAAAATGTTTTGCCGGGAGAAAGTCGTCAGAATTATAGTTTTCAGAAATGGAAAGGTTATGATCCTGAACTATTTAAAATGATGAAGTCCCAAAATGAACATACTCAACTTGGATATACAATTTTTGGATCTGATATTTCCAGAGAAAACATCGATTTGGCGTATAAAAATGCCGAAAAGGCGAATGTGTTAGATGTTGTTCAGCTTGAAATTGCTGATTTTCGTCGACTGGAAAAGAAAGAATCATCTTTTCTTTTGTTTAATCCCCCTTATGGTGAGCGAATTAAATCTGGTGATCAGGCTTTTTACTCGATGGTTGGTGAACGTTTAAAACATCACTTTCCAAATACAACTTCCTGGTTAATCAGTACGAACGAATGTTT encodes the following:
- a CDS encoding THUMP domain-containing protein → MTNKLRFVATTYAGLEQVLAEELIGLGADDVEEGRRSVYFEGNLALMYKANYSLRTALKILMPLRSFRIKRVDDLYHQVSKIKWEEYFGVNQTFAIQSKVFSELFSNSMFASLKAKDAIVDRFRRIDGKRPSISINNPEILINLHISNSNNCTISLDSSGDSLHKRGYRTGSHEAPISEVLAAGMIKLSGWSGEEPLRDPMCGSGTIVIEAAMMAKNVLPGESRQNYSFQKWKGYDPELFKMMKSQNEHTQLGYTIFGSDISRENIDLAYKNAEKANVLDVVQLEIADFRRLEKKESSFLLFNPPYGERIKSGDQAFYSMVGERLKHHFPNTTSWLISTNECLKSIGLKPEVKIPLYNGSLSCSFREYKLYKGSKKSSN
- the epsC gene encoding serine O-acetyltransferase EpsC, whose translation is MQSDLNILERINKTVDQLSEPQSYDQVCHEHRLGEPLPSTEKLAQIVNMLREILFPGYFGNTSLRPNTIKHYMGVYVDELFELLSEQILAGLCFTCENPEDVDFQERSRYAQSVASDFISYLPEIRRKLVGDVETAFVGDPAAKNPSEVIFCYPAIRAISNYRIANKLLKLDVPLIPRIIAEMAHSETGIDIHPKAEIGEGFTIDHGTGVVIGSTCIIGNNVKLYQGVTLGAKSFSLDENGNPIKGVPRHPIVEDNVIIYAQATILGRITVGENSIIGGNVWVTNNVAPNSKIVQFKARETAFSDGAGI